The region GGTTTCTTCCCAACCCGTAATCATGGATTTCAGATGCGCAGTCACCGTGTGACCCGTGGTGGCCAGGTACAGGTGCGAAATCAAAAATGCCAACATCAAAAATGCGCCGATGGTGTGGCCGGTCGCAACCCATTGAAGTTGCAAACCACTCAAACCCCAGGCTGCCCAGTCAGCATAAAAAAGGTAGAGCCAGCCAGTCACCCAAATCAACGGACTCAGCAAGGTGAGCACACCCAGGTAGGTCAACAGCTGCATGGGGTTGTGCTTATGGCTGGGAGTGGGTTTGAAAGGATGTGGCTCACCTTTGAAAATGCCGGATGAGTAAAACTGGGCCACAGCCATGATTTTTTTTGTGGTCGGAATGTATTGCCGCCATTCGCCGGTCGTCAGATGCCAAAAGATCGCAAATACCCACAGCCCCACCAATGTCCATGCCGCAAGCGTATGGAAATTGACAGCTTTTTCAAAACCGAAAACGCTGTAAGTGCCATGCACCTCAAAGCCAGTCAGCAGCATGAAAATGATCAGTGCAGCCTGGCTCCAGTGCCAGAAGCGCTCAAAACCTTTAAACAGATAGACGCGTGCCATGATGTTCTCCTTATTTGGGATTGCGTTTGTGGGTGACGATGCGAATCAAGCCGTGGCCAAGCACCCCCAGCAGGGTGAGCAAGATCACCGTCCAGCCCACTTTGTCCAGACCGGCCATGTGGTCACGGCTACGCCCCGGCATATACACGCCATCCACTTTTTCCAGGCGACCGGCATTGGCATGGCAATCCACACAACCCAAGGCTTTCTCTTTGGGTGCCACCATGTGGGTGATCGGCCAAGCACTTTCGGTTTCAATGAAGTCCAGCTTGCCAGAGAACGGCAGCTTGGCGGTGGTCATGCCTGCGGCAACCGCTTTGTCCCAGTTGAAGTTCTTCCAGAAGGCAGTGTCGTCATTGCCGGCCAGGTGAGTGATCACCAGTTGTTTATTGACAGAGTCATAGACCTGTTTGCCACGGAACATCTTGATCGGCCAGATCATTGACTTGCCATCGGTGGCGCTGCCTTCAAAACGGTTGATCTGAACCGGCTTGTCACCCTTTTCAATCTTGTCGCTTTGCAAGGTGTACTTGACCGTGCCGTTGAACCAGACGTATTCGGGGATCACGTTTTCTTTCCAGACAAAGTCGCCCTTGATCGTCATGTAGGTGTCGTAACCATCGTCGTTCTTGACGGTCATGGGTTTGCCATCTTTGTCGAGCTTGCCCGCAGTTGACCAGTCCCATGACATCTTGGTGGGCTGACCACCACGTGCAAATGCTGGAATGTGGCAAGTCTGACAAGCAATCTTGGCCGTGTGTTCATTCAAGCGGGCCACCGGGTGTGGGGCCTGCCCGTGACACGATTGGCAGGTAGCTGGGTTGCGGGTGTCCACCTTGCCGCGCAAATGAGCGGGCTCCTTGT is a window of Rhodoferax lithotrophicus DNA encoding:
- a CDS encoding cytochrome b/b6 domain-containing protein, with amino-acid sequence MARVYLFKGFERFWHWSQAALIIFMLLTGFEVHGTYSVFGFEKAVNFHTLAAWTLVGLWVFAIFWHLTTGEWRQYIPTTKKIMAVAQFYSSGIFKGEPHPFKPTPSHKHNPMQLLTYLGVLTLLSPLIWVTGWLYLFYADWAAWGLSGLQLQWVATGHTIGAFLMLAFLISHLYLATTGHTVTAHLKSMITGWEETEEDEPAGKRA
- a CDS encoding tetrathionate reductase family octaheme c-type cytochrome codes for the protein MRSRYWLVAAAAALFFVTAAIAATDTAPIKLPRTTADHSKFKVLDQDFASGPEVTKACLTCHTEASKQIHQTQHWKWEFVNPDTKQVLGKKNVVNNFCTSVKSNEAACNSCHIGYGWKDDTFDFTSQENVDCLACHDHTGKYKKPSGFAGNPVTKDTEFPAGSGKIVRGINLKEIAQKVGPTQRSTCGACHFNGGGGDGVKHGDLDTSLEAPDKALDVHMAADGNNFTCATCHKTDGHQVPGSRYAPTAKDKEPAHLRGKVDTRNPATCQSCHGQAPHPVARLNEHTAKIACQTCHIPAFARGGQPTKMSWDWSTAGKLDKDGKPMTVKNDDGYDTYMTIKGDFVWKENVIPEYVWFNGTVKYTLQSDKIEKGDKPVQINRFEGSATDGKSMIWPIKMFRGKQVYDSVNKQLVITHLAGNDDTAFWKNFNWDKAVAAGMTTAKLPFSGKLDFIETESAWPITHMVAPKEKALGCVDCHANAGRLEKVDGVYMPGRSRDHMAGLDKVGWTVILLTLLGVLGHGLIRIVTHKRNPK